One window from the genome of Salvia hispanica cultivar TCC Black 2014 unplaced genomic scaffold, UniMelb_Shisp_WGS_1.0 HiC_scaffold_668, whole genome shotgun sequence encodes:
- the LOC125199769 gene encoding uncharacterized protein LOC125199769 produces MSSGSDSGDEVINRVVQRVLARAARSREEVNQEAVPRPIRRRQSDDRDHTKAHNSLYADYFVEDPRWGPTVFRRRFQMRKELFLRIVNGLSVRYPDFQQRWDTTNKPGLSPLQKCTTAIRQLAYGGIGCVDMFDEYLHVAGITGRDCMTKFCKGVIQTFGPTYLRKPTAQDCQFLLNLHGRVNGFPDMLGSVDCMHWLGRTVRPLGEANLRPGSRAHSQPSFWKLLPTSGYGFGMRTS; encoded by the coding sequence ATGTCTTCCGGTAGCGATTCCGGCGACGAAGTCATAAATCGAGTGGTGCAACGCGTGCTTGCAAGGGCGGCACGAAGTCGTGAAGAAGTGAACCAGGAGGCGGTTCCAAGGCCAATCCGGCGCCGTCAATCAGACGACCGTGATCACACTAAGGCTCACAACAGCTTGTACGCGGATTACTTTGTCGAGGACCCAAGATGGGGCCCGACGGTTTTCCGTCGGCGTTTCCAAATGCGAAAAGAGTTATTCTTGCGCATCGTTAACGGGTTGTCAGTGCGTTACCCAGACTTCCAGCAGCGTTGGGACACTACCAACAAACCTGGACTGTCACCACTGCAGAAGTGCACAACTGCAATTAGGCAGTTGGCATACGGAGGAATAGGATGTGTcgacatgttcgacgaataTCTTCACGTCGCCGGCATTACTGGTCGCGATTGTATGACGAAGTTTTGTAAAGGTGTGATTCAAACTTTCGGTCCCACCTATCTGCGGAAGCCGACTGCACAAGATTGCCAGTTCCTGCTCAATTTGCACGGGAGGGTGAACGGCTTCCCGGATATGCTGGGAAGcgtagattgtatgcattggctTGGAAGGACTGTCCGACCGCTtggagaggccaatttacGACCGGGTTCAAGGGCACATAGCCAACCATCATTCTGGAAGCTGTTGCCGACCAGcggctatggatttggcatgcgtacTTCG
- the LOC125199768 gene encoding cyclin-B1-2-like, protein MDPARTIPLEGRTDDLLRFGIHGVKSDIIEPHPLQSARRSAKQTQDEMKKKILSNTYGAAFPMKMEMDRQILSKFQRPPGAVPSSFVGLEAFTGTMEEFGFEDYLNDPRESESFRPVDMHHGMEVRLGLSKGPPCPSFM, encoded by the exons atggaTCCTGCGAGGACTATACCATTGGAAGGCCGCACCGATGATTTGCTGCGATTTGGGATCCACGGCGTCAAGAGCGATATCATCGAACCACATCCTCTTCAGTCTGCCCGTCGCTCT GCGAAGCAAACGCAAGatgagatgaagaagaaaatccTGTCGAATACTTACGGAGCAGCATTTCCGATGAAGATGGAGATGGATCGTCAGATTCTCTCCAA ATTTCAAAGGCCTCCTGGTGCAGTACCTTCATCGTTTGTAGGTCTAGAGGCCTTCACTGGAACGATGGAAGAGTTTGGTTTTGAAGATTATCTTAATG ATCCCAGGGAATCTGAATCATTCCGTCCAGTTGACATGCATCATGGTATGGAAGTTCGTCTTGGTCTGTCTAAAGGACCACCATGCCCCAGTTTCATGTAA